A single genomic interval of Lathyrus oleraceus cultivar Zhongwan6 chromosome 7, CAAS_Psat_ZW6_1.0, whole genome shotgun sequence harbors:
- the LOC127104909 gene encoding fasciclin-like arabinogalactan protein 11, producing MKNIMQQSLISTPFLLLAITFYTTTTSLAQLSPIQPPTITSSPPLPSTSASPPLPATTAASPSPGLNTVPLVPTTPTGAPSPLIPKGPTIDIINILQKAKRFSVLIRLLKTTQLINQLNSQLVSSSGSGGLTIFAPEDSDFSKLKAGFLNSLSDRQKVELLQFHTLASFISITNFDTLTNPVQTQAGDDARLQLNVTTYGGNQVSMATGAVNASVTGTVYTDSKLAIYQVDKVLLPLDLVLPAKAPALAPAPGKGLPKAGKTNSSAIDDGSSAGSDDGDGKVLPAEASNADVVVMWVNLVVFGMALVGGVVL from the coding sequence atgaaaaacatcatgcaacAATCTCTAATTTCCACCCCATTCCTTCTCCTTGCAATTACTTTCTACACCACCACCACTTCTTTAGCCCAACTCTCCCCAATTCAACCTCCAACAATAACATCATCACCACCCTTACCATCAACCTCCGCATCACCGCCGTTACCAGCAACAACAGCAGCATCACCATCACCAGGACTAAACACAGTTCCACTTGTACCAACAACACCAACTGGTGCACCATCACCCCTCATCCCAAAAGGACCCACCATTGACATAATCAACATCCTCCAAAAAGCAAAGAGATTTTCCGTCCTAATCCGTCTTCTCAAAACAACACAATTAATCAACCAGCTCAACTCACAGCTAGTATCATCATCAGGCTCAGGTGGTTTAACAATTTTTGCACCAGAAGACAGTGATTTCTCCAAACTCAAAGCAGGATTCTTAAACTCTCTATCTGATAGACAAAAAGTTGAACTCTTACAGTTTCATACTCTTGCTTCATTCATTTCAATCACAAACTTTGATACCTTAACCAACCCTGTTCAAACACAAGCCGGTGATGATGCTAGGCTTCAACTTAATGTTACTACTTACGGTGGAAACCAAGTTAGCATGGCTACTGGAGCCGTTAATGCTTCCGTTACTGGTACTGTTTATACTGATAGCAAACTTGCCATTTATCAGGTAGATAAGGTTCTTCTTCCTCTTGATCTTGTTCTTCCGGCTAAGGCTCCGGCGTTAGCCCCTGCGCCTGGTAAGGGTTTGCCTAAGGCTGGAAAAACTAATTCTTCTGCGATAGATGATGGTAGCAGTGCTGGTAGCGATGATGGTGATGGGAAGGTTTTACCGGCAGAAGCCTCAAATGCAGATGTTGTAGTGATGTGGGTGAATCTTGTTGTTTTTGGAATGGCTTTGGTTGGTGGAGTTGTTCTTTAA